Proteins encoded by one window of Streptomyces clavuligerus:
- a CDS encoding cobalt-precorrin-6A reductase, with protein MHIVILGGTTEARRLAELLHDTPDLRLTSSLAGRVAAPRLPPGEVRVGGFGGAEGLAAWLRAHAVDLLIDATHPFARTMSLHAARAAAATRVPLLALRRPGWVREPGDDWHPVDSLAEASALLPSLGRRVFLTTGRTGLAAFAPGDGLWFLVRSVDPPEGPVPERCEVLLDRGPYGLDGERELLARHRIDVVVTKDSGGAATAPKLRAAREAGLPVVVVRRPPLPPGVVSVPDPESAAAWARTRMPSPPAGQGAVAQS; from the coding sequence GTGCACATCGTGATTCTCGGGGGTACGACCGAGGCCCGCCGACTGGCGGAGCTGCTGCACGATACCCCTGACCTGCGGCTGACCAGCTCTCTCGCGGGTCGGGTCGCGGCGCCCCGGCTGCCGCCCGGGGAGGTCAGGGTGGGCGGTTTCGGCGGTGCGGAGGGGCTGGCGGCGTGGCTGCGCGCGCACGCGGTCGATCTGCTCATCGACGCCACCCATCCCTTCGCCCGGACCATGAGCCTGCACGCGGCGCGGGCCGCCGCCGCCACCCGTGTTCCCCTGCTCGCGCTGCGCCGCCCCGGGTGGGTCCGGGAGCCCGGTGACGACTGGCACCCGGTGGACTCGCTGGCGGAGGCGTCGGCGCTGCTGCCGTCCCTGGGGCGGCGGGTCTTTCTGACGACCGGCAGGACGGGGCTGGCGGCGTTCGCGCCGGGGGACGGACTGTGGTTCCTCGTCCGCTCCGTCGATCCGCCGGAGGGTCCTGTTCCGGAACGTTGCGAGGTGCTGCTCGACCGGGGTCCCTACGGGCTCGACGGCGAACGGGAACTGCTGGCTCGGCACCGGATCGACGTGGTCGTGACCAAGGACAGCGGGGGAGCGGCCACCGCGCCCAAGCTCAGGGCCGCGCGGGAGGCGGGGCTGCCGGTGGTGGTGGTCCGCCGTCCGCCGCTGCCGCCGGGGGTTGTGTCCGTTCCGGACCCGGAGTCGGCGGCGGCCTGGGCGCGGACCCGGATGCCGTCGCCGCCGGCCGGTCAGGGGGCGGTCGCGCAGTCGTGA
- the cobM gene encoding precorrin-4 C(11)-methyltransferase yields the protein MTVYFIGAGPGAADLITLRGARTLASCRVCLYAGSLVPRELLDGCPPEARLVDTARLTLDEITAELVRAHTEGHDVARLHSGDPSVFSAVAEQMRRLDAAGVPYEVIPGVPAFAAAAAALKRELTVPTVGQTVILTRVAQRATPMPEGEDLATLGRSGALLVLHLAAGYADRVVAELLPHYGADCPAAVVAWASRPDEIVLRGTLDGIADQVKAAGIVRTAVILVGRTLGAEGFRDSHLYSADRDRHDCATAP from the coding sequence ATGACCGTGTACTTCATCGGCGCGGGCCCCGGTGCCGCCGACCTCATCACCCTGCGCGGCGCGCGTACCCTCGCCTCCTGCCGGGTCTGCCTCTACGCGGGCAGTCTGGTCCCGCGTGAGCTGCTGGACGGCTGCCCGCCGGAGGCCCGGCTGGTCGACACCGCCCGGCTCACCCTCGACGAGATCACCGCGGAGCTGGTCCGCGCCCATACGGAGGGCCACGACGTCGCCCGGCTCCACTCGGGCGACCCGTCGGTCTTCAGCGCCGTCGCGGAGCAGATGCGCCGTCTGGACGCGGCCGGGGTGCCGTACGAGGTGATCCCCGGCGTTCCCGCGTTCGCCGCCGCCGCTGCCGCGCTCAAGCGCGAGCTGACCGTGCCGACCGTGGGCCAGACCGTCATCCTCACCCGGGTCGCCCAGCGCGCCACCCCCATGCCGGAGGGCGAGGATCTGGCCACCCTCGGCCGCAGCGGCGCGCTCCTCGTGCTCCATCTGGCCGCCGGATACGCCGATCGTGTCGTCGCGGAGCTGCTGCCCCACTACGGCGCCGACTGCCCCGCCGCCGTGGTCGCCTGGGCCAGCCGTCCCGACGAGATCGTGCTGCGCGGCACCCTCGACGGCATCGCCGACCAGGTGAAGGCGGCGGGCATCGTCCGTACCGCCGTCATCCTCGTCGGCCGCACCCTGGGCGCCGAGGGCTTCCGCGACAGCCATCTCTACTCGGCCGACCGCGACCGTCACGACTGCGCGACCGCCCCCTGA
- a CDS encoding bifunctional cobalt-precorrin-7 (C(5))-methyltransferase/cobalt-precorrin-6B (C(15))-methyltransferase: MTPAPPVVTVVGIGADGWAGLPEASRAALRAADVVVGGARQLDLLPEGADGCRAERVRWPSPLRPAVPGVVAAHHGRRIAVLASGDPMHYGIGRALAEVLGAPALRVLPHPSSVSLAAARLGWAVEETEVVTAVGRPVARLAAALHDGRRLLVLSAGADTPADVAALLRAHGFGPSRIRVLEQLAAPVERVLEGTADGWPHPPGDPLNVVAVECRRAPGAPRLGAVPGLPDSAYEHDGQLTKRHVRAATLAALAPAPGELLWDVGGGSGSIAVEWLRTHPSCRAVCVERDPERAARIARNADRLGVPGLRVVTGAAPGALAGLPVPDAVFIGGGLTAAGLLDVCWAALPDRGRLVANTVTLESEALLAEARRRHGGELVRLAVAHAVPVGGFTGWRQAMPVTQWAAEKRPGPGAPVPPDSGDLV, translated from the coding sequence GTGACCCCCGCACCCCCCGTCGTCACCGTGGTCGGCATCGGTGCCGACGGCTGGGCCGGGCTCCCCGAGGCGTCCCGCGCGGCGCTCCGCGCGGCGGACGTCGTCGTCGGCGGGGCGCGCCAGCTCGATCTGCTGCCCGAGGGGGCCGACGGGTGCCGGGCCGAGCGGGTTCGCTGGCCCTCGCCGTTGCGCCCCGCGGTCCCCGGCGTCGTCGCCGCCCACCACGGCCGCCGGATCGCGGTCCTGGCCAGCGGCGACCCCATGCACTACGGCATCGGGCGCGCCCTCGCCGAAGTGCTCGGCGCGCCCGCGCTGCGGGTCCTGCCGCACCCCTCGTCCGTCTCGCTCGCCGCCGCCCGCCTCGGCTGGGCCGTGGAGGAGACCGAGGTGGTCACCGCGGTGGGGCGGCCCGTCGCCCGGCTGGCTGCCGCGCTCCACGACGGACGGCGGCTGCTGGTGCTCAGCGCCGGGGCCGACACCCCCGCCGACGTCGCCGCGCTGCTGCGTGCGCACGGCTTCGGCCCCAGCCGGATACGGGTCCTGGAACAGCTCGCCGCTCCCGTGGAGCGCGTCCTCGAAGGCACCGCCGACGGCTGGCCGCACCCGCCGGGCGACCCGTTGAACGTCGTCGCCGTGGAGTGCCGCCGCGCCCCCGGCGCGCCCCGGCTCGGCGCGGTCCCCGGGCTCCCCGACAGCGCGTACGAGCACGACGGGCAGCTCACCAAGCGCCATGTCCGCGCCGCGACGCTCGCCGCGCTGGCGCCCGCCCCCGGCGAACTGCTGTGGGACGTCGGCGGCGGCTCCGGGTCGATCGCCGTCGAGTGGCTGCGGACCCACCCCTCCTGCCGCGCCGTCTGTGTCGAACGCGACCCGGAACGCGCCGCGCGCATCGCCCGCAACGCCGACCGGCTGGGCGTACCCGGGCTGCGGGTGGTCACCGGCGCGGCCCCCGGCGCGCTCGCCGGGCTCCCCGTCCCGGACGCGGTCTTCATCGGCGGCGGGCTGACCGCCGCCGGGCTGCTGGACGTCTGCTGGGCGGCGCTGCCCGACCGGGGCAGGCTCGTCGCCAACACCGTGACGCTGGAGTCCGAGGCCCTGCTCGCCGAGGCCCGTCGGCGCCACGGCGGAGAGCTGGTGCGCCTCGCGGTGGCGCACGCCGTGCCCGTCGGCGGCTTCACCGGCTGGCGTCAGGCGATGCCGGTGACCCAGTGGGCCGCAGAGAAGCGCCCCGGGCCCGGCGCCCCCGTACCGCCCGACTCAGGAGACCTCGTATGA
- a CDS encoding cobalt-precorrin-5B (C(1))-methyltransferase, giving the protein MSGEAAGGRVAQLKHTGLRPGWTTGACATAATTAAYTALLTGRFPDPVTITLPKGQTPAFALAREELADGRAMAGVVKDAGDDPDVTHGALVRSTVRVLPPGSGVVFRAGPGVGTVTRPGLPLAVGEPAINPVPRQLMRDHVERVALLHNGGRGADVEITVSVDHGAEIARSTWNGRLGILGGLSILGTTGVVVPYSCSAWIDSIRRGVDVARAAGHRQVAACTGSTSERTVVAEYGLPEDALLDMGDFAGAVLKYLRRHPVARLTVCGGFAKLSKLAAGHLDLHSARSQVDKGFLAGLARRGGAGEALVQEVAAANTGLAALQLCRAAGVPLGDLVALAARDEALTVLRGAPVAVDVICVDRAGNVVGRCAPAGPGTLS; this is encoded by the coding sequence ATGAGCGGTGAGGCGGCGGGCGGACGGGTCGCCCAACTCAAGCACACCGGTCTGCGCCCCGGCTGGACCACCGGCGCCTGTGCGACAGCGGCCACCACGGCCGCGTACACCGCCCTGCTCACCGGCCGTTTCCCCGACCCCGTGACCATCACCCTGCCGAAGGGGCAGACCCCGGCGTTCGCGCTCGCCCGCGAGGAGCTGGCCGACGGGCGGGCGATGGCCGGAGTGGTCAAGGACGCGGGCGACGACCCCGACGTCACCCATGGCGCCCTGGTGCGCTCCACGGTCCGGGTCCTGCCGCCCGGCTCGGGCGTCGTCTTCCGGGCCGGGCCCGGCGTCGGCACGGTCACCCGTCCCGGGCTGCCGCTGGCGGTGGGCGAGCCCGCGATCAACCCCGTGCCCCGGCAGCTGATGCGGGACCACGTCGAACGGGTCGCGCTGCTGCACAACGGCGGGCGCGGGGCCGATGTGGAGATCACCGTCTCCGTCGACCACGGGGCGGAGATCGCCCGTTCCACGTGGAACGGACGGCTGGGAATCCTCGGCGGCCTCTCGATCCTCGGCACCACGGGCGTGGTGGTGCCGTACTCCTGTTCCGCCTGGATCGACTCCATCCGGCGCGGCGTGGACGTGGCGCGCGCCGCCGGGCACCGGCAGGTGGCCGCCTGCACCGGCTCGACCTCGGAGAGGACCGTCGTGGCCGAGTACGGGCTGCCGGAGGACGCGCTCCTGGACATGGGCGACTTCGCGGGCGCCGTGCTGAAGTATCTGCGCCGCCACCCCGTCGCCCGGCTCACCGTCTGCGGCGGCTTCGCGAAGCTGTCGAAACTCGCCGCCGGGCATCTGGATCTGCACTCGGCCCGTTCCCAGGTGGACAAGGGCTTCCTGGCCGGTCTCGCCCGCCGGGGCGGCGCCGGGGAGGCCCTCGTCCAGGAGGTCGCCGCCGCCAACACCGGTCTGGCCGCGCTCCAGCTCTGCCGGGCCGCCGGGGTGCCGCTGGGCGATCTCGTCGCCCTGGCGGCGCGCGACGAGGCGCTGACGGTGCTGCGCGGGGCGCCCGTCGCGGTGGATGTGATCTGCGTCGACCGCGCGGGGAACGTCGTGGGGCGCTGCGCCCCGGCCGGGCCCGGCACCCTGTCCTGA